The Argentina anserina chromosome 5, drPotAnse1.1, whole genome shotgun sequence genome includes the window tttcAAACTTTGTGACTAGctgcttttgtaatctgtccacttcaatagtatcattaccagtaactaccatatcgtcaacatatatgattaaggCTGTTatcttcccttgttggtgtttgagaaataatgtgtggtctgaattactctacatatagccaattttcctcatgaattgtgagaatcttccaaaccaagcacgaggtgactgtttaagaccatacaaagattttctcaatctgcatacggagttacttggagaagcggccacatatccagacggaagatccatgtatacttcctctgttagttcttcatgaaggaatgcattcttaacatcaaactgcctaagtggccagttcaagttagcagcgacatagagcaatacccggataatgtttatctttgcaacaggtgcaaatgtctcatcatagtctatgccatatgtctgggtgaaccccttcgctactaggcgtgctttataccggcttactgacccatctggattatgttttactgtaaacacccaacgacatcctatagtcttcttgccatatggtggaggtacaacctcccaagtattgttcttttgtaatgcttccatctcttcctccattgctttcctccattttggatctctcaatgcatcctgcactttgttaggtactgatacagtagatatttgattcacaaatgactcatatgacttagataatcttttggtagatataaaatttgccacaggatacttggctttagtctgaagggtaggttcatattttttttgttggttgaccccgagtagacctatttgacaaaacatattgtctattaTTATCCCTAATAGAAtaactaacctcagatgagtgatcttctgtacaaagagagcattggtcaggggtataaacagttgtacgggagacatgaggggcagttgtgttgtcagcttctggtgcctgaatctcttgagtgacgacctcCGGTGGTGCATGTGTGGCTGATaccttggtaatctcaacggaacatgttaccatatcgactggctcacttgtctccccctctccatgatacagctcttcaaaataggaattctccccctgaagagcagtatcagaagaggaaaaataactcatgttctcaaaaaaggtaacatccatagtgacatagtaatTCCGGgtagggggatgatagcaccggtaccctttttgatgtcctccgtacccaacaaacacacatttaactgcccgggcatccaacttagaacgctgatgttgtggaagatgaacaaaagcaacacaaccgaaaacacgggtaggaagattatgaaaaaagggtaatgagacatgagatgcaagcacctcataggaaactttcccttgaagaactcgagatggaagacgattaataaggtgggcggaagtaatgacagcatcaccctaaaggtatttaggcatgtgggcactaaaaagaatacatcgagccatatcaagtaaatgacgattttttctttcagaaaccccattttgctcaggtgtgtaaggacacgttgtttgatgaacaatttcgtgtgtgttaaagaactcatgaaagacatgattcacatattcccccccccccattatcagaacgaaaaaCTCGAATGATGGCATTATATTatgtttggacagaggtatggaaggcacgaaaagctggaaaaacctcatctttatttttaagaagaacaatccatgaaagacgtgtgcaatcatcaatgaatgacACAAACTAtcgcattcctgacacagtagactctttagagggtccccaaacatcagaatgaattaattcaaaaagaagaaaacgtTTAGTAGactactaggggaataagtagatcgatgactcttgcccaaaacatatgtctcacaacataaacaagactcgtccacactaataaacaaagtaggcatggattttttcataacactaaaagatggatgccctaagcaaCGATGCCATAACtaaatttcacttagcttgtccgaagtggagagtaaagcggtccgagattgTCCCCCTGTTTTTTccctgcgtatgtcagatccaaatgaaacaaccggcccctcagatacccccgaccaattatccgtccggtgagaagatcctgaaatatcacatacataggaaaaaaggtcacagagcactgagcgtcagcgttcaattggggaacagatatcaaatgatgagataaaacagGTACATAGAGTACATTGTTAAGCTCtgtggtgggagtaatacgaacagacCATGTCCCTAACATGGGGAATggctcaccattagcattagtaagaTAGGGTACGGGTGGGGGGgataatacggtaaaataagatttgtcataaatcatatgatcagatgcaccagaatcaataatccatgtatcagaaCTAAccgagtgagaaatattgaaagtcataccaatttgaaaaaaaatctgtCTCCGGTGCACTTGCATTGACGGTGAGGATGTACAGACAGGGAAAAAGACGACTGATTCTTaccggaccgggtcgggtcgggcgGACTGACCGGGTCGGGTTACACCTAATCTGGGCTGGGCTGGGTCGAAGtttgggccgggtcggggCGAACTGTAACCGGGTCGGTGCAGAGAGGCCGATCTGAGAAACGCTTCGGCGAGGAGCGGCAACTGAGGACGTCCGGCGAGCAGCGGCAAGGGGCGGCGAGGAGCGGCAAGGAGGGGCGACTGAAGAGCTGCGACTGAGACGACTTCGGGTCGAGTGCGGACCGGATGTCGTCGGGTTTTCCCGGCGTCGGAGGAGCAGGGAGACCAGTGAGGGAGCCGGACGGGAGGAGGCAGGTCGGAGGGGCAGGTCGGAGTGCCGGAGGGCAGCGGTGAGGGAGCCGGAAAACCGGTGAGGCAGCGTATGAGCTCGAAGGCGGTAACCGGCCGGAAAAACGGGAAAAATCCCagaaaaaaacagagcacgaaagctctgataccaagttgaaGAAGATTGATTATTGCTTAATAACATTCATATATAGATTCAACAATTATATAGCATAATCTAACATAATTTACTCCGTGATTCACGGAGTGAATCATGGCCCGTGTTTTACCACGGATTCACGCCGACATGTAGCTCCAGTTAACACTTAAAATAGTTGTTGTAGAATTTTAGGCAATCCATACATCAGTAGTGTCAGCTCCGTCGTGTAAGCTGACATTCCAAGGGGTATATATTCACTAGGAAGCAACTGATTTGTTGTTGATCCTTACGTCGGAAATACGCGAGATTCAAGACTGGGAAATATATCCTGAAAAACCGGTTATTCATCAAGAACCCTTTGCTCATGGCACCTTTGGTCATGTTCACAAATGTATTTACGATGGCAAACCAGTTGCAGTCAAAGTGTTAGAATGGGAAACAGAGGGAGAAAGAACGAAAGCTTTGCAAGGAGATTTTCAATATTACGTGAAACCAGTTACGTGAGGTTTTTGTTTGGTTCGAGGTAGATCATCCCAATATTACCAAGTGCATTGGAGCTACAACAACAATGACTTCAAAGCTTAAATTACAGATTGATAATAAGGAGTTGAGTATTAACTGTGCTTGTGTAattactgagtatctttctacagATACACTCAAGTCTTATCTTTCTTGTAGAGGATGTCTTGCAACTGGCACCGGATCTTGCGAGAGGATTAAGTCCTGATTGAAGATAATGTGAAATTATAATTGGATAAAAATTGTTATATTTGCTTTTCAATTTAGTTCCCTCCAAACTCTTGAGTGAGAACGaagttgaaaatttgaaatcataACTTTCAAATATGTGCAACTTTCAATATGAGCTATATTAGGCAATACCGATACGCAAAAGCTGcttttagaaaaagaaaacttaaAACACTTTAAGAACTTGATCGATGAATATCGATGATAATAAACCATCATACGTATATAGCAATAGTTAATACATTATACATGATTCCAACTTTTCAAGTCACATTATCTTTGATGAAATGGAAAATCATATAACTAATGTGAGATCCAAGTTTCACATAGCATAACACATCCTTATTATTTGGCTTATAATTCTTATCATGAATgtggtctttttttttctcgacAAGTCATCAATGTGATCATTGTGACGTGGTAATAGCACAACTCTATTTCTAAAGCTGGATGTACAATATCCCAAGGGGCACTATTGTAAATATGGTGCTTTAAGAGAGGTATTGGAGCGTTTATGACCGTTTATTAGAATCGGGAACCTCTCCTACTacgttcttttttttttcaggttttTAAATCCGAAGCCTATTCGGAATAGAACTCACAGTCAAAAAGGGAAATTTGCCCCTAGTACAAATAGACCCAGCCACTACGTTTAGAATTGTTAATTTGTGTTTGAGGAGTAAACAGAAACTGAGAAAAGGGTCACTTATTTTCTCCGGCCACCGAAATAGTTTGTTTTTTACGGTTCCGGGTAAAGAGTACGTGAAGTCGGGCCCTAGCTACAGAACTCGAAAGATGACATCCAGGTATGGAGTTGCTGCTACAAGACAGGAGGAGGAGGCCGAACAGTTCCTTTGGTCTATGCTCGGAGACGAGTCGGAGTTAAACTTGGGTGTTGTTAGGGATGTACTTTTTCAGTGTGGCTATGAAGTTGAAAAGGCCTTGGATGCCTTTCTTGAGTTGTCGTCTTCTTCCTCGAGTGAGACATGGTATTGCGTGGGAGATACTCATCACAGTTATGTAGAGGTTCTTGCGGGCAGTACTTCTGGAACTCACCGGTGTACGAACACAGATGACATCTCTCAGATGGTTGTGGAATCTTTTTTCAACAAATCTAAGAGGAGGAGAACTGAAAAAGAACCAAGAACCATCAATTCTAGGAAGAAAAGTGTCAAGCAAGTGCAGGACTCACTAGATGTCGCcaaaggagctgaatatgatgCATATAGAGGGAGTGCAAAGCAGCACTGGCAATCAGTAACGTCTCACTACCAGAAAGCAGCAAATGCGTATTCAAGCGGATCGCGGGCATACGCAGGTTACCTATCGGAGCAGGCGAAAGTGAAGGCGAAATTGGCACGAGAGGCAGATGAGAAGGCAAGCCAGGAGATCTTCAAAGCAAGAAACAAGGACAAGGGGGTAGAGAACGATGTCATGACTATTGATTTGCATGGACAGCATGTCAAACAAGCAATGAGGCTTTTGAAACTGCACCTTGCGGATGGGGCAAAGGAGCAATCGCTTCGGCGCCTAAGGGTCATCACAGGCTGTGGTGCCAGAAAGTCTATTCTGAAACAATCTGTCATCAGACTCGTCCAGAATGAAGGGATCAAATGGAGGGAAGAGAATCCGGGAGCGGTAGTGATCAAGCTAGCCTCACTGAGACAAGTTCAGGTTCATGGATAGTCTCTCCAAATTCATCTTGACTGAGACGAGTAGTCAGTTATTTTTagtctttctttattttgtcAGTGTTATTTATTTGCTAAAAAGCCTAAATTTagtcataattgtcaatttgcacccgaAACTTGCATTTAAATCAATTTATCTCCTAAACTTGTTAAacattgccgatttgcaccatatccgttaaatttaatgtttttcatccaattttaagtcacatgtcatgcatttgaggggcaatattgtcattatatatttattcatatttaataatgaaaaaattaataaaattacttaagatgaacacttcttacaatgttttttttttcgaaacatgttattgatttatatatttattattttacgtaatatggtatgttaaaaaatattagaaaaatataaataaatacattgaaaattaaaaataaatgtgtgtgccttagccttattaggtttcctgttagagatagattcgcatctctgtaatagattaggactccgaatcctataggattgtggttatataatgcctatatataggccccattTTCAATAATCAAACGGTTATGTTTTGTtatattacgtcgttattattcttgtttcgttcctcctccaacaatgtgtacatatatatatacacacaacacactatatttgaatcggtgggtatgttgaatatataattcgaagtagggttaaatatgtagaaaaaagatgtaaataaataatttgattaaaaaataatcatccttttaaaaaatatttttatttgtttttaagaaaaatataaattgaaaaaaaacaacattacccctcatgtgcatgacacgcaaaattagatagaaacagttaaatttaacagatggggtgcaaatcggtaatttttattaaatttaggaggtaaattgactcaaatacaaattcGGAGTGCAAATTAACAATTTTAACCAAGTTTAGAATGTATTTTAACAATTTTACCTATTTATTTCTAGTCTTTCTTATctgtaagttttaagttccAAGTCTCCATGAAATATCTTcgtttatatgaattatatcCCAGTAGCATCATCTCTGCAAGATCAGACTGTTTAAGACGTATAACTAACAAAAAGGGTCACATCTTCCACAAGGATGGTTTTATGAAGAGAACGAAAATTAGTAGCGGAAATAACTGAAGACATGTTCCACATCACATTGAGATGTATAAAATTATTGTCAGACACAGTCGAGCAGAAAACCCACAAAATAAGCAAGTAAAAATCATCCACTTTTTAAGTTACAAAAAGAATGAGTTTTACCAAATGAGTCCGACACAGCTAATCTAGTATTTCAGCACCTACAGACTCATGACCCCACCTAAACAAGTTTGAAAACTTTGGCAAAGCTAACTAAAGATGAAGCACCTCTCATCGTTCGTTTTTAGTCCTTCCACCATCATTCTTCATTGACTGAGAAGGAAATGGCTTGACAAAGATCTGTGATAGACTCTGCTTATGAGTTCTTCATGAGATAACCCAAAAGCAATCCAATCAGACCAATAATGATGACAACAATGATTGAAACACCGCCACTGCTTTTGCTCCCTTGATTCCTCAAGAGTTCCTACAAGAGAACATGTCAAGAAATAGAGCATCAATATGTTGCCAGCAAGAACAAATTAAAGAAGTCTTTAAGTGTGGATTGCAAACGAATTACTTCAAATTGAGATCATGATACGGTAGCAAAAGAATAACATCTGCATTCAATCAGATTATAACCTTAATAACTTCCAACAGAACTAATTAGTCCAAACCACAATCTCGACCGATGGCCACTAATCCTATACTTTTCTACGCAAAAGTCAGCGGACTATTAGGCTGATTAGTTTGTTGCTTGGTACAATTTCAACCAATTTTAATTGGTAATGCATCAATAGAGCTTATGCATTCAAGAATACTGTGCAAGAGTGAAAATCACCTACATACACAAATACTTGATAAAGAAAATACAGTAAAAAAGCTGACACACAGTTTCAGTTTAATCACGCAAAAGTGTCAAGGTGATAAATATACTGCTTCCAAAGATAACAGGGCAAACAGGAGAATAAACACAATGCTACGCAAGATGTATATGATATCCTCACCAGCTCCTGACGAAGCCTCTTATTTGTTTGAAGTGCATTTGACTTTTCCTCTGATAATTTCACAATAAGTGCTCTTTCCTGCAATTATACAAGGGACAACATATAAAAACTAGACTTGCAAGCACCACTACTCAAAGAAGGTAAGTCTTACAGAACTGCTACTTATGGCATAAGCAACATATCGATATCAGAAGTAAATTCAGGTTACATGTTGACATATACCTATATAGCCAGTATGACATAAGAATAAATTAGGACTAATCTAGAGATGGTATAACCCAGTAAGTTTCTGTAAGCACATGCACAACCTTACAAGGAAAAGCAACTTGGTATAATAGCCATGCCATATAAAGCcactaatttatatatataaatgtctGAAGACCATTTCAGTCTACTAGTTCGAGCCTTGATGTGTCAAAAGTATAACACCTGAGACCTATTTGTGGTATGATGTGAACCAGGAAGCAAAAGaaaggtgacaaagaaaatagttTATAATCATATATCTCCATATGTGTAAGTGTAATACACTATAAGGCGATACAGGTTTTGTTAGCACTATCAAAAGCATAACACCTGAGAACTATTTGTAGTACGATGTGACCcaggaagaaaaagaaaggaaacaaagaaaatagcTTATAATCATCTACTGGCCATGACAGTCTTCATGTGTGAATGTGCAATACACTATAAGCCTATACAGGTTTTGTTGGCATCACAGAGCACCAGCCTAACTACTTGATATATGTAAAATATGCTAAGTGTGATCCTTTTGAAGGTATTCAAAGGAGTGGGGGTGTGTTTGATTATCATCTTTACGGGCATCCAATTCTAAAATACTTAAGAACTACACCCTCCCTTCTattgttcaaacttcaaagtaacagATAACTGACCTAAATAAACACATATCAGTCTCTACAGATAACACCTCATAAACTGGATGAGGTATATCTGACACCATAGCATATGCACAATCTAAGACTTCTGTTTCTGCAAGTCTAGGAATTTACCTCTGCAGATCTCTGCGGATATTCAAACTGCTCCGAAAATCCTTTTGTAGCCTGATATTACCATGAAACGGCAAACAAATCAATATCTCTCTTCTGAGTTCTGACaatgaaaaatatttattgTGTCATAGTCTTATAACAAAATTGCTCACATTGGAAAACTCAGCACCATTAAGATTTCCATTCTCCCCGGCATTAGCTCTTGGTGAAGACCCTTCCTCTGACCCTTCTGGCACTGGAGAAGGGGGTTGAGGTGGAGCAACATATACCACCCTCAATTTGCACTCTTCAACCGCATGTCCTGCCTCTTTATTAAACTACACATAAAGCAATCCCACAGATGAATAACATTTGACATAAAGAACACAAACAAATCATGATTCACAACACGTCGTAATGTAACTACCACTTCTGGAGTAATATCCTTTGGAGTTGCACCATCGTTGGTCTTTACACTCTGAAGCAGAAACTTGTCCTTGCACTGCATGTCTGTAGGAGCTTCCTTTTGCGCCTGCATTGTAACTAAATCACAACAAACAATCAAAAACCATTAATCTCCATCATTCCCACTCAACACAAACAAACCATCAAACAAAAGCTCGCTGGAGAAGAGACTATTTATGTAGATTACTATTCACCTATAACATCACATGTGGATCGCGGCAAGACAATCCCCGTGTTCGGACGAACACAATACTTCTTAGGATTCGTAGTTTTGACctgacaacacaaccaaaacaaTATCAACATCCAAAGCCTCCTCGAAACTAAACCTAAGCCTCATTTCTACCACCAATCTAACAATTCGAGAAAACACAAGCCTCACTGGATTACGaaaatacacaaaataatcgataaATTCAACTCTTCCAGAAGTTTCAGattcaattttcttcttcatgaTTTACAACAAAACGTAAACAACTCCCTAACAAAGCCACATTCAGATATCAATTACGAAATGAACAACAATTTCAAGCCTAATCGAACAAATGAGATAATCCAATTCACATTCTCAGTAATTCATAACATTACAACAAAAATTTGCACAAAATAAAAGATGCAGGTAAGAAAAGCAAAATTGATTCACCTTGAAAGCGACATAGCTATCGGTCTTATTCGAGAGCTGAAGCGAGCAAGAAATCTGCTTCTTCAATTCGACTACacagaaataaaaaatcagaaataaaAAATCGAAGCATGCGAAAATCGAAACAGATCGaaatgaaaatgagaaaattcacACTGACAGGGGAACTTGAGCTCGAGAGGCTCGATGCTGAGGAGCTCGCCGGTGCTCATTTGGATCGGAATTATTGAATAGCCGATTGGGGAGAAGAACAGAGACACAGGGCGGAGAGGGCAGCGAGATTTAGAGGAATTTGGGGGAAGCTCTCAAATTTAATGATGATTGTGGGAAagctggttttttttttcattttctctttttttattaataataaaaaagaatttacTAATGGCTAATTATGAACATGCGTTGGACAAAACTTCTTTCTCTGGATCTCTTATTTtggcattatatatttatattcatggatctttttttttaacttttatcTATTTATTTGGGTATAAAATAAAGTATCTTTCTGGCTAAGTAAAATGCTTTATTTTGTGGTTGGTGGAGTTTGAAGAATTGGTGATTTTGGTATGGGGGAGGAAAATGactgaaagagagaaaagagtaAAGTATATATGTTTTGTGTATGAATGGTTTGTTAATTGAAGTAATCAGTCCCTCAATGTTGACTTCCTTTCTGTATTGTGATCCTTTCATTTGTTGTTTTGCAAATCATGTCCATATATATGTGCttgttttgatattttttatatCGGTGAATTGACATCATTGTCTCTCTATGAACATGTGATCAAATCCGAAATTTGGTATCACTGTCTGTTCGGAAACATGTGTTACTATTACATTGAAGTTCAATCGGCTTAGCTTTAGTCACTTAAGCTTTAATTCGAATAGCCGATAAGAAATGTCAAGAAAttgtctctgttttttttttttaaatggatTTGGTATTACTACTAAAGTTATGCAACGAGAAGGACGTAAAGCATAGACCTCGTGCATACATGTATTATGATTTGGCAACTACCCTACCGTGCTAAACATTcattacttcttctttttccttgcCTAACGCTATTAAGGGGTAGCTGATCTTTGGATTGATGACCACGAAAGATGAATAGGTATGTTAACTGCAATAGGTTCCATCATTAGTCAACTAATTagccaaataaaataaaatgttgCCCTTACATTAGGAAGAAGTATTCAGCTTTGATATTAAAAAGCTAAATTAGAAGGGCATAAGTAGCCTTTAAGCTAAATTAGAAGTATTCATCTTTCGATGAACTCATTATCActacttcaaaaaaaaaacccaacaaTTTTACAATTAAAAGCCACAGCTGATTGCCGACATTCCCCAATCTATATGGTCCAAAAGACTCAAAACAGTATTGGGCATGTTATGAGATTATGACAGTTACAGAATTGCATAATAACATCACTACCCAGTTGGTTTCTTTTCCAAAAGCTTTTGTCCTATGTCGGGATTTGAGTCATTTGACAATTACACCAACTCTTTATGGGTTGGGGAGTTCTTTACCATACAAGCAATCATTTCTTGTCCTTAAGCTTAGTAATGAAATTTCTTATTCATCAATCTCTCACTACATTCCCATCGTAGATCATTTGAGAACACGATTTTACGTATACACTATCGTATACTGGACATATATCATTGTTGGAAATACATAATGAATTACTGTGTCTGTGAAAATACATGAAAGAATCCGATTTTGAATGATTACTACTATCTGGAAATGTGATAGTTAGATTTATTCAATTTGGTATCAGATAAGAATTGTGCACGACTCTAGGTGCATGTCCACACACTTTGAACAGAAGCAAGGGGCATTGATATGCAGTTCACCAAGTAAAATATAAGGTTTTGCTAGCTTGAAGTGGGATGTACTTCCCAGGAAGTTGATCTCAAATCTTCTACATGCTGCACAAGTTCTTTCAAAACCTGGTACGAGCAAAACAGAGCAAGTGTCACTAAATCAGGTTAGTAAATAGTGCCCAGTTCATAAGAAGTTAATTTGGCTCACTAGTCACAACTCACATTCTTGGTGTCCTCAAGTGCAGCTTCTAGTGCTTCAATTTTCTGCAACACTAAACAGTGTTAGTATGATTTTGCAGTATGAGTGTAAATTCCGAGCACATTACTGAGTTTTCTTTTAGCTCACTTTCGTGGTGTCTTTGAGTGCTGCTTCCAGAGCCTGGATTTTCTGCTACACAGAATGCATAAAATGACAGTCAGTTATGTCTTCGACCAAAGAGAATTTTCGTAAGTACTGATCCTAAGAGCATCGTTCAAGTATATCCTTGTGATCACAAAATTTTCTAGTTAGAGAAAAAGTTAAAATGTTCATGTTTCTGTAATTGAAAAAGAGTATATCAATTATCAAGTAACTTTCAAGAACCAAACTCTCGCTGAATAATGATTTTAGGTTCTGCTATGCTTACCCTATTTTGCGTCCCCGCCTCTTCTGAAGCCTCATCACCATATTCTTCATTGCTGTTTACCTCATTGCCTGCAGCAATTGCCTGAAAGATAAAAGATGAAGCATTATCTCCGGCCCCATATAAGAAAACATGATTCCATACAATTGGAAACTTTTATGCAACAAAAGTTCTGCTGCATTAGAtgttcaaaacttcaaataCTAAGAGGCCCTATCAGAAGTTCAATCACTAAAATCAGTGGAACGTTTTTCGGAAATCAAAAGTTTTGATAACCTTAATCACATCTGTGAGCTCCGGATTGTTCCAAGGTCCTTTGTCACGTAAAAGGCAACCCCCATAATCAGAACACGTACAGGTTCCACCCAGAAAAGTCGGCAAATTACTGCATAAAATCAATATTTAACATTTGGTATACAAGTTGTAAACATGAACCAATTACAAATTGTACATGCAATTGCACTTCACTACGTTTACCTTTGATCAATAACTTCAAGTAAGTCACTCTGGTATTTGTATCCCAGCACCTGCaacaataattatatatatagatcgaTAGACAATCAAGATAGTATCTAAAAAGTTGGTGTAAATGTAGGACAATTCATGGATTAGAGAACATACCTGAATTTTTGCTAGTGTTCGTTCATCAAGGAAAGCTTTCACTGCTTTCCACAGCATTTGAAACCCATTTCCAGCATTCACAATATACAGGCGATTTAGAGTCTGAAAATATTGATTGCCTTGAAGTCATCATCCAACGTATATGAACATAGATATAAACAAAGACA containing:
- the LOC126793290 gene encoding vesicle-associated protein 1-1-like gives rise to the protein MSTGELLSIEPLELKFPFELKKQISCSLQLSNKTDSYVAFKVKTTNPKKYCVRPNTGIVLPRSTCDVIVTMQAQKEAPTDMQCKDKFLLQSVKTNDGATPKDITPEVFNKEAGHAVEECKLRVVYVAPPQPPSPVPEGSEEGSSPRANAGENGNLNGAEFSNATKGFSEQFEYPQRSAEERALIVKLSEEKSNALQTNKRLRQELELLRNQGSKSSGGVSIIVVIIIGLIGLLLGYLMKNS
- the LOC126795473 gene encoding SMR domain-containing protein At5g58720-like; this encodes MTSRYGVAATRQEEEAEQFLWSMLGDESELNLGVVRDVLFQCGYEVEKALDAFLELSSSSSSETWYCVGDTHHSYVEVLAGSTSGTHRCTNTDDISQMVVESFFNKSKRRRTEKEPRTINSRKKSVKQVQDSLDVAKGAEYDAYRGSAKQHWQSVTSHYQKAANAYSSGSRAYAGYLSEQAKVKAKLAREADEKASQEIFKARNKDKGVENDVMTIDLHGQHVKQAMRLLKLHLADGAKEQSLRRLRVITGCGARKSILKQSVIRLVQNEGIKWREENPGAVVIKLASLRQVQVHG